A single genomic interval of Rhinopithecus roxellana isolate Shanxi Qingling chromosome 11, ASM756505v1, whole genome shotgun sequence harbors:
- the LOC104675966 gene encoding zinc finger protein 33B-like isoform X1, protein MKKSYGSLSFEDVTVGFTQEEWQHLDPAQRTLYRDVMLENCSHLVSVGYCVPKPEVIFKLEQGEQLWILEEELPGQRYPEVCKVDDQLERCQEIQDRHIWQAPYINNQTLTIERDNILGKVFDFSIDPLPSIKIPCKCDLCGMSLKYISDLFSSKKNYLRKMPHDLSAYRKLFLNSNHEKTHMEEKRYEFIQIGKCFSHKEDFISYLKIQNLEQS, encoded by the exons atgaagaaatcctAT GGATCCTTGTCATTTGAGGATGTGACTGTGGGCTTCACCCAGGAGGAGTGGCAGCATCTGGACCCTGCTCAGAGGACCCTGTACAGGGATGTGATGCTAGAGAACTGCAGCCACCTCGTCTCAGTGG GATATTGCGTCCCTAAACCAGAAGTGATCTTCAAATTGGAACAAGGAGAGCAGCTATGGATATTAGAGGAAGAGCTCCCAGGCCAGAGATACCCAG aaGTCTGCAAAGTTGATGACCAACTTGAGCGCTGTCAGGAAATCCAGGACAGACATATCTGGCAAGCTCCATATATCAACAACCAAACACTGACTATAGAGAGAGATAACATATTAGGAAAAGTGTTTGATTTCAGCATAGACCCACTTCCTTCCATAAAAATACCTTGTAAATGTGACTTATGTGGTATgagtttaaaatacatttcagatTTATTTAGTAGTAAGAAAAACTATTTAAGAAAGATGCCTCATGACCTCAGTGCATATAGAAAACTATTCCTCAATAGTAACCATGAAAAAACTCATATGGAAGAGAAACGTTATGAGTTTATTCAAATTGGAAAATGCTTCAGTCATAAGGAGGACTtcatttcatatttgaaaattcaaaatttagaGCAATCTTGA
- the LOC104675966 gene encoding zinc finger protein 33A-like isoform X2 has protein sequence MKKSYGSLSFEDVTVGFTQEEWQHLDPAQRTLYRDVMLENCSHLVSVGYCVPKPEVIFKLEQGEQLWILEEELPGQRYPVCKVDDQLERCQEIQDRHIWQAPYINNQTLTIERDNILGKVFDFSIDPLPSIKIPCKCDLCGMSLKYISDLFSSKKNYLRKMPHDLSAYRKLFLNSNHEKTHMEEKRYEFIQIGKCFSHKEDFISYLKIQNLEQS, from the exons atgaagaaatcctAT GGATCCTTGTCATTTGAGGATGTGACTGTGGGCTTCACCCAGGAGGAGTGGCAGCATCTGGACCCTGCTCAGAGGACCCTGTACAGGGATGTGATGCTAGAGAACTGCAGCCACCTCGTCTCAGTGG GATATTGCGTCCCTAAACCAGAAGTGATCTTCAAATTGGAACAAGGAGAGCAGCTATGGATATTAGAGGAAGAGCTCCCAGGCCAGAGATACCCAG TCTGCAAAGTTGATGACCAACTTGAGCGCTGTCAGGAAATCCAGGACAGACATATCTGGCAAGCTCCATATATCAACAACCAAACACTGACTATAGAGAGAGATAACATATTAGGAAAAGTGTTTGATTTCAGCATAGACCCACTTCCTTCCATAAAAATACCTTGTAAATGTGACTTATGTGGTATgagtttaaaatacatttcagatTTATTTAGTAGTAAGAAAAACTATTTAAGAAAGATGCCTCATGACCTCAGTGCATATAGAAAACTATTCCTCAATAGTAACCATGAAAAAACTCATATGGAAGAGAAACGTTATGAGTTTATTCAAATTGGAAAATGCTTCAGTCATAAGGAGGACTtcatttcatatttgaaaattcaaaatttagaGCAATCTTGA
- the LOC104675966 gene encoding zinc finger protein 37A-like isoform X3, which yields MKKSYGSLSFEDVTVGFTQEEWQHLDPAQRTLYRDVMLENCSHLVSVGYCVPKPEVIFKLEQGEQLWILEEELPGQRYPDLPETIRKKNNTKFIS from the exons atgaagaaatcctAT GGATCCTTGTCATTTGAGGATGTGACTGTGGGCTTCACCCAGGAGGAGTGGCAGCATCTGGACCCTGCTCAGAGGACCCTGTACAGGGATGTGATGCTAGAGAACTGCAGCCACCTCGTCTCAGTGG GATATTGCGTCCCTAAACCAGAAGTGATCTTCAAATTGGAACAAGGAGAGCAGCTATGGATATTAGAGGAAGAGCTCCCAGGCCAGAGATACCCAG ATCTTCCAGaaacaataaggaaaaagaacaacaCAAAGTTTATCTCATGA